Proteins encoded within one genomic window of Columba livia isolate bColLiv1 breed racing homer chromosome 1, bColLiv1.pat.W.v2, whole genome shotgun sequence:
- the SMIM11 gene encoding small integral membrane protein 11, which yields MVAFNWKALENFPLLMYILAAKTLILCLAFAAAKMYQRKRIEEKLKREHEVRLKKEAEKKED from the coding sequence gcTTTGGAGAATTTCCCATTGCTGATGTACATTTTGGCAGCTAAAACATTGATTCTTTGCCTAGCATTTGCTGCAGCAAAAATGTACCAGAGAAAAAGAattgaagaaaaactgaagaggGAACATGAAGTGAGAttgaaaaaagaagcagagaagaaggaagattGA